A genomic stretch from Leptospira licerasiae serovar Varillal str. VAR 010 includes:
- a CDS encoding DUF2804 domain-containing protein: MQKIIGPENQVHYGVWDGPIEFNHQDFTLLDFFGKEIKGLKKKFAFHSFNYLGIMMEDCLVGIAAVSLGYAYNVFAYLYKFDQGKVYEFDVKGPDLGLALKFPANPDEYEISFKKGKSFLNIRKSHSEGKLLLESNFGNKLEISGEFPYSLITHNPLRVLNPSEPSRWTFTEKCSPLIPDRISVKYEKKELVSDPSRTTMVYDWSGGYLRRETNWYWAAFSSVLPDMTKIGANFAALVNESFFPENAYWIDSERQRVSRCIFDFSHKDPYKPWRLWDEDGRIRLEFEPKGERREKVNLIWTKLYFRQFVGKFSGSFRPEKGREVQIKDVWGFTEFHRSLW, from the coding sequence ATGCAAAAAATTATCGGACCCGAAAATCAAGTACACTACGGAGTTTGGGATGGTCCGATCGAATTCAATCATCAAGATTTTACTCTTCTAGATTTTTTCGGAAAGGAGATCAAAGGGCTTAAAAAGAAGTTCGCGTTCCATTCTTTCAATTATCTAGGGATCATGATGGAAGACTGCCTGGTCGGTATTGCGGCAGTAAGTCTTGGATATGCGTATAACGTGTTTGCTTATCTGTATAAATTCGATCAGGGCAAGGTCTACGAATTCGATGTAAAAGGCCCCGACTTGGGTCTTGCTTTAAAATTCCCGGCCAATCCGGATGAATATGAGATCTCTTTCAAAAAGGGAAAGTCCTTCCTGAATATCCGAAAGTCCCATTCCGAAGGAAAACTTCTATTAGAATCAAACTTTGGAAATAAATTAGAGATCTCGGGAGAATTTCCGTATTCTCTGATCACTCATAATCCTCTTCGGGTCTTAAATCCTTCCGAACCGAGTCGTTGGACATTCACAGAAAAATGTTCTCCTTTGATCCCTGACCGTATCAGCGTAAAATACGAAAAAAAGGAACTGGTTAGTGATCCTTCCAGAACTACTATGGTTTACGATTGGTCGGGCGGTTATTTGAGAAGGGAGACAAATTGGTATTGGGCCGCGTTCTCCTCCGTTCTTCCGGATATGACTAAGATAGGGGCTAACTTTGCCGCTTTAGTAAACGAAAGTTTTTTTCCGGAGAATGCTTACTGGATCGATTCTGAAAGGCAAAGAGTTAGCAGATGTATATTTGATTTTTCTCATAAAGATCCTTATAAACCTTGGAGACTCTGGGACGAGGATGGGCGTATTCGTTTAGAATTCGAACCAAAGGGAGAAAGAAGAGAAAAAGTAAACCTGATCTGGACCAAACTATACTTCAGACAGTTTGTAGGGAAATTTTCAGGAAGTTTCAGGCCGGAAAAGGGAAGGGAAGTCCAGATCAAAGATGTCTGGGGTTTCACGGAATTTCATAGATCTCTTTGGTAG
- a CDS encoding DoxX family protein — MIQKILKTDSDITSLILRITLAVVMFPHGAQKVLGWYGGYGFSGTYAYLTGAGFPGFLVILLFIAEFLGPIGLLSGLLTRVAAAGIGVAMTVAILPHAEHGFFMNWAGSQKGEGFEFHLLMVAISIALVIKGGGKLSLDGVISKN, encoded by the coding sequence ATGATTCAGAAAATTCTCAAAACGGACTCGGACATAACATCCTTAATTTTAAGGATAACTCTTGCAGTTGTGATGTTCCCGCATGGAGCACAAAAGGTATTAGGCTGGTATGGCGGTTACGGATTTTCCGGAACTTACGCATACTTAACCGGCGCTGGCTTTCCGGGTTTCTTAGTAATACTTTTATTCATCGCGGAATTTCTGGGACCTATCGGGTTACTTTCGGGTCTTCTTACAAGAGTAGCCGCAGCAGGAATAGGAGTCGCGATGACAGTGGCAATACTTCCTCATGCAGAACACGGCTTCTTTATGAATTGGGCAGGAAGCCAAAAGGGAGAAGGTTTCGAATTCCATCTATTGATGGTGGCGATCTCCATCGCATTGGTGATCAAGGGAGGAGGAAAACTTTCCCTAGATGGTGTGATCTCCAAAAACTAA
- a CDS encoding NAD(P)/FAD-dependent oxidoreductase translates to MEEVQTKKLAVIGGGAAGFFGAIQTRILSEGRISVQLYEKSPNVLSKVKISGGGRCNVTHSCFDPEELSKRYPRGEKELKRAFEIFQPKDTIRFFESRGVKLKAENDGRMFPVTDNSETIIDCLLEEAKKSGVKIQTKISILGIYKNDDPNGKRFRIQTEDGEEYFDSVLVASGSSRKVWGWLENMGHTIESPVPSLFTFEISDPLLDGFQGLTVSDVEIIFKNSKLKQRGPILFTHWGLSGPAVLKLSAWAARELFDSDYKAELLIDWVPNHSRQELREIFLEKKKDSPSKKPGSRSEFDLPSRFWERVWEKSCGPDKRWSEISSKELHQAEEILKRTLLKVSGKGVFKDEFVTCGGIRRKEVDFSKMESRLHPGLYFAGEVLDIDGITGGFNFQNAWTTSYIAAKALATT, encoded by the coding sequence ATGGAAGAAGTCCAGACCAAAAAATTAGCGGTGATCGGCGGCGGAGCCGCCGGTTTTTTCGGAGCCATACAAACTAGAATTCTTTCAGAAGGAAGAATATCGGTACAATTATACGAAAAATCTCCCAACGTATTGTCCAAAGTGAAAATTTCAGGAGGAGGAAGATGTAACGTCACTCATTCCTGTTTTGATCCCGAAGAATTATCCAAACGTTATCCGAGAGGAGAGAAGGAGCTTAAAAGAGCATTCGAGATCTTCCAACCGAAAGACACGATCCGGTTTTTCGAATCCAGAGGAGTTAAATTAAAGGCGGAGAACGATGGCAGAATGTTCCCTGTCACCGATAATTCCGAAACAATCATCGATTGTTTATTGGAAGAAGCCAAAAAATCGGGAGTAAAGATCCAAACCAAAATTTCTATATTAGGAATTTATAAAAATGATGATCCGAACGGCAAAAGATTCAGGATACAAACGGAAGACGGAGAAGAATATTTCGATTCCGTTTTGGTAGCAAGCGGATCCTCGCGTAAAGTATGGGGATGGCTGGAAAATATGGGCCATACCATCGAATCTCCTGTCCCCTCGTTATTTACTTTCGAGATCTCGGATCCTTTGCTGGATGGATTTCAAGGGCTTACAGTTTCGGACGTGGAGATCATATTCAAAAATTCTAAACTAAAACAAAGGGGTCCCATTCTTTTTACTCATTGGGGTTTAAGCGGTCCGGCAGTTCTCAAACTTTCTGCCTGGGCTGCTCGTGAGTTATTCGATTCCGATTATAAAGCTGAATTGTTAATCGATTGGGTCCCCAATCATTCCAGGCAGGAATTGAGAGAAATATTTTTAGAAAAGAAGAAGGATAGTCCCTCAAAAAAGCCCGGAAGTCGTTCCGAATTCGACCTTCCGTCCAGATTTTGGGAAAGAGTTTGGGAGAAGTCTTGCGGTCCGGATAAAAGGTGGTCCGAAATCTCCTCCAAAGAATTACACCAAGCGGAAGAGATCTTAAAAAGAACCCTTTTGAAGGTTTCAGGCAAGGGAGTTTTTAAAGATGAATTTGTGACCTGCGGAGGAATTCGCCGCAAGGAAGTGGATTTTTCTAAAATGGAAAGTAGGCTTCATCCAGGGTTGTATTTTGCCGGAGAAGTTTTGGATATAGACGGGATCACAGGCGGATTCAATTTCCAGAATGCCTGGACAACTTCATATATTGCAGCCAAAGCGTTAGCTACAACCTAA
- a CDS encoding transglutaminase-like domain-containing protein, with amino-acid sequence MKWDAAEPKTFPLSPLAPEEKIKSSQGSLLVGEDLYLPANFPDMNEKNTGGLLIKNIKTGATNRLDLKETVRGLAWDKDEDQIYVRLKKEIVVLKNGSLEIKKRIPFFQTTAFWGNIGFAQGKLFEIRENKLIFYEKETGSEIEQKDLPIPKVSFAFDCSGKEIFFWHSKDGTNLHSYDPILNKIKNSFTVHLESKEAGRISCFKNDLVILSPESEIYQNLIKIGNDYYPGRQENFVLKGNLSYRFSPSKDTIRFILKITPKENSPETEIAVAIPPQETSSQILSEEKFHPNGKLTEDKQNNRTLLISIPALSSGQTWEETVYSAKLARYNIDSGLTNFQTSWEDWKIPNEWKQYLEDTSAYKISDPEIIRIRDELKSSSSNVEEYIQSVYRYIRKNMVYKQDGRFDPAPIALQNGHGSCTEHSYAQISLLRSAGIPARMAWNWLPVGEKVELNHKIAEVWHPSFGWIPMEPLAPPRTRAGLTYAKHIIFAVLNQPSHSIIKGGDTLANFTKPAGGATRSISIELTPEISHRSTKRFDLEAEEIYQKSNPVKNRILEKSEERIVE; translated from the coding sequence ATGAAATGGGATGCCGCAGAACCGAAAACATTCCCTCTTTCTCCCTTAGCCCCTGAAGAGAAGATTAAGTCCTCCCAAGGAAGTTTATTGGTAGGGGAAGATCTTTATTTACCCGCCAATTTTCCGGACATGAACGAAAAGAACACAGGTGGCCTCCTCATTAAGAATATAAAGACCGGAGCCACAAACCGTTTGGATCTAAAGGAAACCGTAAGAGGTCTTGCATGGGATAAGGACGAGGACCAAATTTATGTAAGGCTTAAAAAGGAGATTGTAGTTTTAAAAAACGGTTCCTTAGAAATCAAAAAAAGGATCCCCTTTTTTCAAACAACAGCCTTTTGGGGAAACATCGGTTTTGCTCAGGGAAAACTTTTCGAGATCAGAGAGAATAAACTCATTTTTTACGAGAAGGAAACAGGATCCGAAATAGAACAAAAAGATCTGCCTATTCCCAAAGTTTCTTTCGCGTTCGATTGTTCCGGAAAAGAAATCTTTTTTTGGCATTCTAAGGACGGAACAAATTTACATTCTTATGATCCTATTTTGAATAAGATCAAAAACAGTTTTACAGTACATTTGGAATCCAAAGAAGCAGGTAGAATCTCCTGTTTCAAAAACGATCTGGTGATCCTCAGCCCGGAGTCCGAAATTTATCAAAATCTAATAAAGATCGGGAACGATTATTATCCGGGAAGACAGGAAAATTTCGTACTCAAAGGAAATCTAAGTTATAGGTTTTCACCAAGCAAGGATACAATACGCTTTATCTTAAAGATCACTCCTAAGGAAAATTCTCCCGAAACGGAGATTGCAGTAGCCATTCCGCCTCAGGAAACTTCGTCTCAAATTCTGAGCGAGGAAAAATTTCATCCGAACGGAAAATTGACCGAAGATAAACAAAACAATCGCACCTTACTCATCTCTATTCCTGCATTAAGCTCTGGACAAACCTGGGAAGAAACGGTATATTCAGCTAAATTAGCAAGATATAATATAGATTCCGGACTTACCAATTTCCAAACCTCTTGGGAAGATTGGAAAATCCCGAATGAATGGAAACAATATTTAGAGGATACTTCTGCTTATAAAATCTCCGATCCTGAGATTATTCGGATCAGAGATGAGCTTAAATCCTCCAGCTCGAATGTAGAAGAATATATACAATCAGTATATAGATACATCCGAAAGAACATGGTCTATAAGCAAGATGGCAGATTCGATCCGGCACCGATCGCTCTTCAAAACGGTCATGGTTCCTGCACAGAACATAGTTACGCTCAGATTTCACTACTAAGGAGTGCGGGGATACCGGCCAGAATGGCTTGGAACTGGCTCCCTGTAGGAGAAAAAGTGGAGTTGAATCATAAAATTGCGGAAGTATGGCACCCTTCCTTCGGTTGGATCCCTATGGAACCCTTGGCCCCTCCTAGAACAAGAGCGGGGTTAACATATGCAAAACATATAATATTTGCAGTGCTCAATCAACCTAGTCATTCCATCATCAAAGGAGGAGACACTTTGGCCAATTTTACTAAACCGGCAGGCGGGGCGACCAGATCGATTTCCATAGAATTGACTCCGGAAATCTCCCATAGATCTACAAAACGATTCGATCTTGAAGCAGAAGAAATTTATCAGAAATCGAATCCTGTAAAAAATCGTATATTAGAAAAATCGGAAGAGAGGATCGTGGAATAG
- a CDS encoding GNAT family N-acetyltransferase has product MNSVQHDVAGKKFLILQDGREAHLVYREIGAHVWDLYHTFVPTDFRGKGIASQLAEAALKTARAETKKIIPNCSFVQTYLRRHPEYSDLVIME; this is encoded by the coding sequence ATGAACTCAGTCCAACACGATGTTGCCGGCAAAAAATTCCTGATCCTACAAGACGGAAGAGAAGCTCATTTAGTTTATAGAGAGATAGGAGCCCACGTTTGGGATCTATATCATACTTTTGTTCCGACTGATTTTAGGGGAAAAGGGATCGCCTCCCAGCTTGCAGAAGCTGCGCTCAAAACCGCAAGGGCTGAAACTAAAAAGATCATCCCGAATTGCTCTTTTGTGCAGACATATCTTAGAAGACATCCCGAATATTCGGACCTGGTGATCATGGAATGA
- a CDS encoding aldo/keto reductase produces MQNLALNQSIRLNNGVEMPVFGLGVWKTRSGKECIDAVLNALEFGYRHIDTAKIYGNESDVGEAIKKSGVPRKELFITTKLWNSDQKNPRKYLDESLQALGLDTIDLYLIHFPVAGTRKQAWKELEKVYQEGLVRAIGVSNYTIPHLQELFQYAEIIPTVNQVEYHPFLNQNELLNTCTKNNIVLEAYSPLAHGQKISDPKLVSLANKYGKTPAQLLIRWAIDKGLVVIPKSVKKERILENSQVFDFKLSNSDLQEMETWNENFRTCWDPTGA; encoded by the coding sequence ATGCAAAATTTAGCCTTGAATCAATCCATCCGACTCAATAACGGAGTAGAGATGCCGGTATTCGGACTGGGAGTTTGGAAAACAAGATCCGGAAAAGAATGTATAGACGCAGTCTTGAATGCGCTGGAATTCGGATATAGGCACATAGATACCGCTAAAATTTACGGAAACGAATCCGATGTGGGAGAAGCCATCAAAAAGAGCGGGGTCCCTCGAAAAGAATTATTCATCACCACGAAACTATGGAATAGCGACCAAAAAAATCCACGCAAGTATTTGGATGAATCATTGCAGGCATTAGGGTTGGATACGATCGATTTATACCTTATTCATTTTCCGGTCGCAGGAACCAGAAAACAGGCCTGGAAAGAATTGGAAAAAGTTTATCAAGAAGGTTTGGTTCGCGCGATCGGAGTAAGCAATTATACGATCCCACATTTGCAGGAATTATTCCAGTATGCAGAGATTATTCCGACTGTGAACCAAGTGGAGTATCATCCATTCTTAAACCAGAATGAACTTTTAAACACTTGCACAAAAAATAATATAGTTCTGGAAGCATATAGTCCCCTCGCCCACGGTCAAAAAATTTCAGACCCAAAACTTGTTTCTCTTGCTAACAAATATGGAAAAACTCCTGCTCAACTTCTTATTCGTTGGGCAATCGACAAAGGATTAGTCGTAATACCTAAATCAGTCAAAAAGGAGAGGATCCTGGAGAATTCACAAGTATTCGATTTTAAACTCAGTAATTCCGACCTGCAAGAAATGGAAACCTGGAATGAGAACTTTCGGACTTGCTGGGATCCTACCGGAGCGTAA
- a CDS encoding MarR family winged helix-turn-helix transcriptional regulator, translated as MATHYKGKPRDVKVLDAYIKLSRCADSIRTMEEKFLNQYNLTSGQFGCLETLYHLGPMCQKEIGQKIFSCEGNITQIVDNLEKRSLVVRVRSEEDRRYFIVNLTDKGKELIGTSFPNYLEQLKGKMSCLSDEELKSLGQICKTVGLKSA; from the coding sequence ATGGCCACTCATTATAAAGGAAAGCCTAGAGATGTAAAGGTACTCGATGCCTACATCAAATTAAGCCGTTGTGCGGATTCCATTCGCACGATGGAGGAAAAATTCCTGAACCAATATAATCTGACCAGCGGCCAATTCGGATGTTTGGAAACTCTTTACCATCTAGGTCCTATGTGCCAAAAAGAGATCGGTCAAAAAATATTTTCCTGCGAAGGAAATATTACACAGATCGTAGACAACTTAGAAAAAAGAAGTCTAGTTGTTAGGGTCAGAAGTGAAGAAGACAGACGTTATTTCATTGTCAATCTTACCGATAAAGGGAAGGAACTCATCGGAACTTCTTTCCCAAATTATTTGGAGCAGCTGAAAGGCAAGATGTCCTGCCTCAGCGACGAAGAACTCAAAAGTTTAGGACAGATCTGCAAGACTGTCGGACTCAAATCAGCGTAA
- a CDS encoding LIC13081 family protein — translation MATTTIAFTVPISLSRAFDYVSNFERLPDWSENILSFKKNESTPGFQVKTKFWFFTYKFQYQIIESKYPSRLVLRIKSGFSDRTETFSFYPDPKGSDTDTKILFTSHMELSGFSKIFQSWIFSQVFKNTRKDIRKLQEILSQGKTLGARNFQVIHD, via the coding sequence ATGGCGACGACTACTATTGCTTTTACTGTGCCGATTTCTTTGAGCAGGGCGTTCGATTACGTTTCTAATTTCGAACGTTTGCCTGACTGGTCGGAAAATATTCTCTCCTTTAAGAAAAATGAAAGTACTCCCGGATTTCAAGTGAAAACTAAATTTTGGTTTTTCACATATAAGTTCCAATACCAAATAATAGAATCTAAGTATCCAAGCAGACTGGTGCTGCGGATCAAAAGCGGATTTTCGGATCGGACGGAAACCTTCTCCTTCTATCCGGACCCGAAAGGCTCCGATACCGATACCAAAATCCTTTTTACAAGTCATATGGAACTATCCGGATTTTCTAAAATTTTCCAATCCTGGATCTTCTCCCAGGTTTTCAAAAACACTAGGAAAGATATCCGAAAACTACAAGAAATCCTTTCTCAGGGTAAAACCTTAGGGGCCCGCAATTTTCAGGTGATACATGACTAA
- a CDS encoding sensor histidine kinase, with the protein MIDSDSLFITTMEKGKKSGPLDRIFKSIQGYLTPKSPVSSGLSFWRELILTSILFSMTILGTIVYFPSVYLAWTEGKTEVLWIDSFALGLVYFLLLVKSIKFSIKATLVLTMNYCLGLSLLIFVGPEGGGLLWLFPFPVLAGVLFGLTPSLFGLLGNMLAVFIASRAQFYLSLPWSMAPERLYVVGLNFLIANTIVCVPLTILMRGLQESIQRRHEYLTNLRLRKAHIYRSKRTLEKEIATRIEIERTLEENLREKEVLLHEIHHRVKNNLQIVSGMLNLQNMYSGESTTSEILSKAQNRITAMAMIHDHLYKQDKFANVDMKTYLDSLLRHLVTSYFPSGNRIGFEADMDPVRLSMEKAIPCGLIVTELISNSLKHAFPNDAKGNISVQLKVKENKVHLTVKDDGVGMPGIQEWFGQTSSKKQEQESSLGLMIIRSLCNQLKAELDLKNLGGTSVCLIFKT; encoded by the coding sequence TTGATAGATTCTGATAGTCTATTTATAACAACTATGGAAAAAGGAAAAAAATCCGGTCCCCTCGATCGGATTTTCAAATCGATCCAAGGATATCTAACTCCAAAATCTCCGGTTTCTTCCGGACTTTCCTTTTGGAGAGAACTCATCTTAACTTCAATCCTATTCAGCATGACTATACTCGGAACCATTGTGTATTTTCCGAGCGTGTATCTTGCGTGGACGGAAGGCAAAACGGAAGTATTATGGATAGATTCTTTCGCATTAGGGCTGGTATATTTTCTCCTACTGGTTAAAAGTATAAAATTTTCGATCAAGGCAACCTTGGTCCTAACTATGAATTATTGTTTAGGGCTTTCTCTACTGATATTCGTAGGACCGGAAGGTGGAGGATTACTCTGGTTATTTCCTTTTCCGGTACTCGCAGGAGTCTTATTCGGCCTCACCCCTTCTCTATTTGGGCTTTTGGGGAATATGTTAGCAGTCTTTATCGCTTCCAGAGCGCAATTTTATCTGAGTCTTCCTTGGTCTATGGCTCCGGAAAGATTATACGTGGTAGGCCTGAACTTTCTGATCGCCAATACGATCGTATGTGTTCCTCTGACAATCCTAATGAGAGGATTGCAGGAAAGCATACAAAGAAGACACGAATATCTTACGAACCTTAGATTAAGAAAAGCTCATATATATCGATCTAAACGTACTTTAGAAAAAGAGATTGCAACAAGGATAGAGATCGAAAGGACCTTAGAGGAAAATCTAAGAGAAAAAGAAGTACTTCTTCATGAGATCCATCATAGGGTCAAAAATAATCTGCAGATTGTTTCCGGAATGCTGAATTTACAAAATATGTATTCCGGCGAGTCCACTACTTCTGAAATTCTATCAAAGGCACAAAACAGGATCACAGCTATGGCGATGATCCACGATCATCTCTACAAACAGGACAAATTTGCGAACGTGGATATGAAAACCTACTTGGATTCTCTTCTAAGACATCTAGTCACATCGTATTTTCCGTCCGGAAATAGGATCGGATTCGAAGCCGATATGGACCCAGTTAGACTTTCAATGGAGAAGGCAATCCCGTGTGGCTTGATTGTAACGGAGCTGATCTCAAATTCTCTAAAACATGCATTTCCGAACGATGCCAAAGGGAATATTTCCGTTCAGTTAAAGGTAAAAGAAAATAAGGTCCATCTCACCGTTAAAGACGACGGGGTCGGGATGCCCGGTATCCAAGAATGGTTCGGACAAACTTCTTCCAAAAAGCAAGAACAGGAATCTTCCTTGGGTCTAATGATCATTCGTTCCTTATGCAATCAACTTAAGGCGGAACTGGATCTGAAAAACTTAGGCGGAACTTCCGTTTGCTTGATTTTTAAAACTTGA
- a CDS encoding VOC family protein, translated as MIHHIAISTRDPETLKKFYMIIPGLSLEKDHFYQDGKLRASWFLAGTTRIMIEKEDEPKAPHALIFSAQKKEEREKIDSLFGNSFTEKTDYTKYFTDPDGNRVGFSSYPEPWN; from the coding sequence ATGATCCATCATATAGCGATTTCCACTCGGGACCCGGAAACATTAAAAAAGTTTTATATGATTATCCCTGGATTATCATTGGAAAAGGACCATTTTTACCAAGACGGCAAGCTTAGAGCTTCCTGGTTTTTAGCAGGAACGACACGTATCATGATAGAAAAAGAAGATGAGCCCAAGGCTCCTCATGCGCTTATCTTCTCGGCTCAAAAAAAAGAAGAAAGGGAAAAGATAGATTCTTTATTCGGAAATTCTTTTACGGAAAAAACGGATTATACAAAGTATTTTACAGACCCGGATGGGAATCGTGTAGGATTTAGTTCCTACCCGGAACCCTGGAATTAG
- a CDS encoding LIC_13029 family protein: MGEIQSKPAGSREILEASDLKTLKDKKTSREISVLLYRVLFRSEEVRGGSVKVVKETFIRTHSNHPELFPILDRTKFVRDMISVFKTSTVLNLEKLEAFFSFVHAAFQNEIRYLLGKSTQFTFDIMFQVIESILQEMSHPEDQRTVDVKDRELILKHFRAYNDLSKFFNKMGTSKAVIDKKDEIITEISINHKEITIVSIENMFRNILAQILLSRKYNCGTLIDKWSTEYGFGPEQAQSMRNYIQETAPLTDFRTQYANALRAIGTENDMDLMFLRTLSNYYASWVTQVSEQIPA; encoded by the coding sequence ATGGGTGAAATCCAGAGCAAACCTGCAGGAAGCAGAGAAATTCTCGAAGCTTCCGACTTAAAAACTCTGAAAGATAAAAAAACTTCCCGAGAGATCTCAGTTCTTCTCTATCGAGTATTGTTCAGAAGTGAAGAAGTTCGGGGAGGCTCGGTCAAAGTAGTTAAAGAGACCTTCATCCGCACGCATTCCAATCACCCGGAACTATTTCCCATCCTTGACAGAACCAAGTTCGTTCGGGATATGATCTCTGTATTCAAAACTTCCACCGTATTGAATCTCGAAAAGTTAGAAGCATTTTTCTCATTCGTTCATGCGGCATTCCAAAATGAGATCAGATATCTATTAGGCAAATCCACTCAGTTCACGTTCGATATCATGTTCCAAGTGATAGAATCTATCCTTCAAGAGATGAGTCACCCGGAAGACCAAAGAACTGTGGATGTAAAAGATAGAGAGCTGATCTTAAAACATTTTAGAGCTTATAACGATCTCTCTAAATTTTTCAATAAGATGGGGACTTCTAAGGCGGTGATCGACAAAAAAGACGAGATCATCACCGAGATCTCGATAAATCATAAAGAGATCACGATCGTTTCCATTGAGAATATGTTCCGAAATATTTTGGCCCAGATACTTCTTTCCCGTAAGTACAATTGCGGGACACTGATAGATAAGTGGTCGACTGAATACGGCTTTGGCCCGGAACAAGCTCAGTCTATGAGAAATTATATCCAAGAAACTGCGCCTCTTACCGATTTTAGGACGCAATACGCAAACGCGTTACGTGCGATAGGAACCGAGAACGATATGGACCTAATGTTCCTGCGTACTCTGTCCAACTATTATGCTTCCTGGGTGACCCAGGTTTCCGAACAGATCCCTGCTTAA
- a CDS encoding pirin family protein yields MGFRRITGTRIAEKTIEGGGFPVRRPFPVPQFSYWDPFLLLDEMGPVVYEPGKAIGAPDHPHRGFETVTYLLSGEMEHRDSWGHAGKLKEGGIQWMTAGAGLVHSELPSADFQSRGGRMHGFQIWVNLPRDKKLISPKYQEVDSSEIPVAEKDGVWAKVVAGELWGTNAVIQTQTPITFFHLKLSPGSYAEVPVPKDYNILVYPFVGEGTVIDTDAEHDLVEGETVFYQGGEGSIGLRAPDNFAWEVLILGGQPINEPVARYGPFVMSTPQEIQQAFEDYSAGKMGTI; encoded by the coding sequence ATGGGTTTTAGACGAATAACCGGAACAAGAATCGCCGAAAAAACTATCGAAGGTGGGGGATTTCCAGTTCGAAGACCCTTCCCAGTTCCGCAATTTTCTTATTGGGACCCTTTCTTACTTTTGGATGAAATGGGACCTGTAGTTTACGAACCAGGCAAAGCAATCGGTGCCCCCGATCATCCTCACAGAGGTTTCGAGACCGTTACGTATCTTTTATCCGGCGAAATGGAACATAGAGATTCCTGGGGACATGCGGGAAAATTAAAAGAAGGCGGTATCCAGTGGATGACCGCAGGAGCAGGCCTTGTACATTCGGAACTTCCTTCCGCTGATTTTCAATCAAGAGGCGGAAGAATGCACGGATTCCAGATCTGGGTCAATCTCCCAAGGGATAAAAAACTTATTTCCCCGAAATACCAGGAAGTTGATTCCTCCGAAATTCCTGTGGCAGAGAAAGACGGCGTTTGGGCAAAGGTGGTCGCAGGAGAACTTTGGGGAACGAATGCAGTGATCCAGACCCAGACCCCGATTACTTTCTTCCATTTGAAACTTTCCCCGGGTTCCTACGCGGAAGTGCCTGTGCCAAAAGATTATAATATTCTGGTGTATCCATTCGTGGGCGAAGGTACTGTAATCGACACAGACGCTGAGCACGATCTTGTTGAGGGTGAGACAGTATTTTACCAAGGCGGAGAAGGTAGTATAGGCCTTAGAGCTCCCGATAATTTTGCTTGGGAAGTTTTGATCTTAGGGGGACAACCTATCAACGAGCCTGTTGCACGTTATGGCCCTTTTGTCATGAGTACTCCTCAGGAAATACAACAGGCTTTCGAGGATTATTCCGCAGGAAAAATGGGGACGATATAA